A window of Juglans regia cultivar Chandler chromosome 7, Walnut 2.0, whole genome shotgun sequence contains these coding sequences:
- the LOC108991807 gene encoding uncharacterized protein LOC108991807 isoform X1 yields the protein MADSNSFVFGTLPTSSASFSCGTVDFKAKLRPRKRTIVAKGGRNRCSCGANTESSATNSNLSNSILTTPFSNPFPSSHPPSTNFPASISSGLQSCNDKKVMPLSSDNAENSRKDAQPNQQTIQKEIETVPKMEETSESVSSPRLPLIPISRILKDIPHSPHFLQLRSYSEVARKSLMAGWDRAFEETVEEIHTLKANDFWVRSSELWKTMEELQSLGYNVFRPRKRLVELTKVMEELHLHKMWIRRLKSKAESHRMEKCRLESVILGLQKSAEREQADLVEMLVEVTKMEKDAPKFDGAFAALAIEPM from the exons ATGGCCGACTCGAACTCCTTCGTCTTTGGAACATTACCAActtcttctgcttctttttCCTGCG GAACAGTTGATTTCAAAGCCAAACTCCGCCCTCGGAAACGTACAATCGTGGCGAAAGGTGGTAGGAATCGCTGCTCTTGCGGGGCCAACACCGAGTCCTCTGCAACAAATTCAAATTTGTCAAATTCCATTCTTACGACTCCGTTTTCCAACCCCTTCCCGTCATCACATCCTCCATCAACGAATTTCCCTGCTTCGATTTCTTCCGGATTGCAGTCTTGTAACG ATAAAAAGGTCATGCCATTGAGCTCAGATAACGCAGAGAATTCACGGAAAGACGCTCAACCCAATCAGCAAACAATTCAGAAAGAGATCGAGACGGTTCCGAAAATGGAAGAAACTTCTGAATCTGTTTCGTCTCCACGTTTACCACTGATACCCATTTCGCGAATTCTGAAAGACATCCCTCACAGTCCTCACTTTCTTCAGCTTCGGAGCTACTCTGAAGTGGCAAGGAAGAGTTTGATGGCCGGGTGGGATCGAGCATTTGAAGAAACAGTCGAAGAAATCCATACTCTGAAAGCAAATGATTTCTGGGTTAGGTCCAGCGAGCTGTGGAAGACTATGGAGGAGCTTCAGAGTTTGGGGTACAATGTGTTTCGGCCGAGGAAAAGATTAGTGGAACTAACCAAGGTTATGGAGGAGCTCCATCTGCACAAAATGTGGATTCGGCGATTGAAGAGCAAGGCCGAGTCTCATAGAATGGAAAAGTGCAGGCTGGAGAGTGTGATTTTGGGCCTACAGAAAAGTGCTGAGAGAGAGCAGGCTGATTTAGTGGAAATGCTGGTAGAGGTGACAAAGATGGAAAAAGACGCGCCCAAATTTGATGGTGCCTTTGCTGCGTTAGCCATCGAACCCATGTAG
- the LOC108991807 gene encoding uncharacterized protein LOC108991807 isoform X2, with amino-acid sequence MADSNSFVFGTLPTSSASFSCVDFKAKLRPRKRTIVAKGGRNRCSCGANTESSATNSNLSNSILTTPFSNPFPSSHPPSTNFPASISSGLQSCNDKKVMPLSSDNAENSRKDAQPNQQTIQKEIETVPKMEETSESVSSPRLPLIPISRILKDIPHSPHFLQLRSYSEVARKSLMAGWDRAFEETVEEIHTLKANDFWVRSSELWKTMEELQSLGYNVFRPRKRLVELTKVMEELHLHKMWIRRLKSKAESHRMEKCRLESVILGLQKSAEREQADLVEMLVEVTKMEKDAPKFDGAFAALAIEPM; translated from the exons ATGGCCGACTCGAACTCCTTCGTCTTTGGAACATTACCAActtcttctgcttctttttCCTGCG TTGATTTCAAAGCCAAACTCCGCCCTCGGAAACGTACAATCGTGGCGAAAGGTGGTAGGAATCGCTGCTCTTGCGGGGCCAACACCGAGTCCTCTGCAACAAATTCAAATTTGTCAAATTCCATTCTTACGACTCCGTTTTCCAACCCCTTCCCGTCATCACATCCTCCATCAACGAATTTCCCTGCTTCGATTTCTTCCGGATTGCAGTCTTGTAACG ATAAAAAGGTCATGCCATTGAGCTCAGATAACGCAGAGAATTCACGGAAAGACGCTCAACCCAATCAGCAAACAATTCAGAAAGAGATCGAGACGGTTCCGAAAATGGAAGAAACTTCTGAATCTGTTTCGTCTCCACGTTTACCACTGATACCCATTTCGCGAATTCTGAAAGACATCCCTCACAGTCCTCACTTTCTTCAGCTTCGGAGCTACTCTGAAGTGGCAAGGAAGAGTTTGATGGCCGGGTGGGATCGAGCATTTGAAGAAACAGTCGAAGAAATCCATACTCTGAAAGCAAATGATTTCTGGGTTAGGTCCAGCGAGCTGTGGAAGACTATGGAGGAGCTTCAGAGTTTGGGGTACAATGTGTTTCGGCCGAGGAAAAGATTAGTGGAACTAACCAAGGTTATGGAGGAGCTCCATCTGCACAAAATGTGGATTCGGCGATTGAAGAGCAAGGCCGAGTCTCATAGAATGGAAAAGTGCAGGCTGGAGAGTGTGATTTTGGGCCTACAGAAAAGTGCTGAGAGAGAGCAGGCTGATTTAGTGGAAATGCTGGTAGAGGTGACAAAGATGGAAAAAGACGCGCCCAAATTTGATGGTGCCTTTGCTGCGTTAGCCATCGAACCCATGTAG